A stretch of the Streptomyces venezuelae genome encodes the following:
- a CDS encoding TerD family protein, with protein MTAMTPGSNLPLNAVRVTVDVAAPVRLDVSGLLLAADGKVRSDADFIFYNQPSGPGVTYRSGGGAAPDSITVDTSAVPPGIERIVVTASPDAAGQTFQGIEPTATVRNADGGAVISTFTPPQLGTETALVVVEVYQRGGVWKVRAVGQGYANGLAGIATDFGVSVDEEPAAPAAPAAPVAAPAPPVTPAPVTAPAPPVAPPAPAAAPAAPTLGAGKINLDKGRVNLQKNQTVSLVKGGKPLLSQVKMGLGWEPAYRGRDIDLDASVIAYGPQRNHLDSCYFGRLSILGGAIKHSGDNLTGEGAGDDEVIVVDLGRLPAEATGLVFTVNSFSGQKFTEVAKAYCRLMDAATGEELVRFDLTTAEPQTGVMMAKLIKQFSGEWEMTAMGEFVKSRTVRGMVKPAAQAL; from the coding sequence ATGACCGCAATGACCCCTGGTTCGAACCTGCCGCTCAATGCCGTCCGCGTGACGGTGGACGTGGCCGCTCCGGTACGGCTCGATGTATCGGGGCTGCTGCTCGCCGCGGACGGCAAAGTGCGTTCCGACGCCGACTTCATCTTCTACAACCAGCCGTCCGGCCCCGGTGTCACCTACCGGTCCGGCGGCGGGGCGGCACCGGACTCGATCACCGTGGACACAAGCGCCGTGCCGCCGGGCATCGAGCGGATCGTGGTGACCGCCAGCCCCGATGCCGCCGGACAGACCTTCCAGGGCATCGAGCCGACGGCGACGGTGCGCAACGCGGACGGCGGAGCGGTGATCTCCACCTTCACCCCGCCGCAGCTGGGCACCGAGACCGCGCTCGTGGTGGTCGAGGTCTACCAGCGGGGCGGGGTCTGGAAGGTCCGCGCAGTAGGCCAGGGGTATGCGAACGGCCTGGCCGGCATCGCCACCGACTTCGGCGTCTCGGTGGACGAGGAGCCCGCCGCCCCGGCGGCCCCCGCGGCGCCGGTGGCCGCGCCCGCACCCCCGGTCACCCCGGCCCCGGTCACCGCCCCTGCGCCCCCCGTCGCCCCGCCGGCCCCCGCTGCCGCCCCGGCGGCCCCCACCCTGGGCGCCGGGAAGATCAACCTGGACAAGGGCCGGGTCAACCTCCAGAAGAACCAGACGGTGTCCCTGGTCAAGGGCGGCAAGCCGCTGCTCTCCCAGGTCAAGATGGGTCTCGGCTGGGAGCCCGCGTACCGCGGCCGGGACATCGACCTCGACGCCTCGGTCATCGCGTACGGCCCGCAGCGCAATCACCTGGACAGCTGCTACTTCGGCCGGCTGTCCATCCTGGGCGGCGCGATCAAGCATTCGGGTGACAACCTGACCGGCGAGGGCGCCGGGGACGACGAGGTCATCGTGGTGGACCTGGGCCGGCTGCCCGCCGAGGCCACCGGCCTGGTGTTCACGGTGAACTCCTTCTCCGGCCAGAAGTTCACGGAGGTGGCCAAGGCCTATTGCCGCCTGATGGATGCGGCCACCGGCGAGGAGCTGGTCCGCTTCGACCTCACCACCGCCGAGCCTCAGACCGGCGTGATGATGGCCAAGTTGATCAAGCAGTTTTCCGGCGAATGGGAGATGACGGCCATGGGCGAGTTTGTGAAGTCCCGCACAGTGCGGGGCATGGTGAAGCCCGCGGCCCAGGCTCTCTGA
- a CDS encoding aldehyde dehydrogenase (NADP(+)), producing MAATPVWSVDPRTGKQREQVAAEATPQDLDEAVRAAHASRTALADRTARIAFLRAAAELLDGSAEAVVRTADAETALGTARLTGELARTTYQLRAFADAVEEGSYLDIRIDHPAPDLAPPRPGLRRYKVPLGVVAVYAASNFPLAFSVPGGDTASALAAGCPVVVKAHPDHPATSELCGSLLRRAAVAVGLPEAVVAVVHGFEAGLDLIRHPLVSAAGFTGSIRGGRALFDAASARPVPIPFHGELGSLNPVVVTPSAAAERAEEIGAGLAGSVTLGVGQFCVKPGLVLVPAGPDGDRLAEALAKGLADTGPGVLLDHRMRDGFVSGVAERAALPEVTAPVAAGPGPDAGDGGSGGHTVAAGFLSVPAGRLTDPAYAVLLEECFGPVTVLARYADQHEAATVLDRLPGNLSATLQLSAAETAGGPGPAAELIDRVTRLAGRVVVNGWPTGVAVAPAQHHGGPYPAATSHSTSVGGTAIERWLRPVAYQSVPDPLLPPELRDANPLGLPRRVTP from the coding sequence ATGGCAGCAACACCAGTCTGGAGTGTGGACCCCCGCACCGGGAAGCAGCGCGAGCAGGTTGCGGCCGAGGCCACACCCCAGGACCTGGACGAAGCCGTACGGGCGGCCCACGCCTCCCGCACCGCGCTCGCCGACCGCACCGCACGGATCGCCTTCCTCCGCGCCGCCGCGGAACTGCTCGACGGATCCGCGGAGGCGGTCGTCCGCACGGCCGACGCCGAGACCGCCCTCGGGACCGCCCGCCTCACCGGCGAGCTGGCCCGCACCACCTACCAGTTGCGCGCCTTCGCCGATGCCGTCGAGGAGGGCTCCTACCTCGACATCCGGATCGACCACCCCGCCCCGGACCTGGCCCCGCCGCGGCCCGGGCTGCGCCGCTACAAGGTGCCGCTCGGCGTGGTCGCCGTGTACGCCGCCTCCAACTTCCCGCTGGCCTTCTCGGTTCCCGGCGGGGACACCGCGAGCGCCCTGGCGGCCGGCTGCCCCGTCGTGGTCAAGGCCCACCCCGACCACCCCGCCACCTCCGAGCTGTGCGGATCGCTGCTGCGCCGGGCGGCCGTCGCCGTCGGGCTGCCGGAGGCCGTGGTCGCCGTGGTCCACGGTTTCGAGGCCGGCCTGGACCTGATCCGCCATCCGCTGGTGTCCGCCGCCGGATTCACCGGTTCCATCCGCGGCGGGCGGGCCCTGTTCGACGCCGCCTCGGCCCGGCCGGTGCCCATTCCGTTCCACGGCGAGCTCGGCTCCCTCAACCCGGTCGTGGTGACCCCGTCCGCCGCCGCCGAACGCGCCGAGGAGATCGGCGCCGGCCTCGCGGGCTCGGTCACCCTCGGCGTCGGCCAGTTCTGCGTCAAGCCCGGCCTGGTCCTCGTACCGGCGGGCCCGGACGGCGACCGGCTGGCCGAGGCCCTGGCCAAGGGCCTCGCGGACACCGGCCCCGGGGTACTGCTCGACCATCGGATGCGGGACGGCTTCGTCTCCGGCGTGGCCGAGCGGGCGGCACTGCCCGAGGTCACCGCCCCGGTCGCGGCCGGCCCGGGCCCCGACGCGGGCGACGGCGGGTCCGGCGGCCACACCGTCGCCGCCGGGTTCCTCTCGGTGCCCGCCGGACGGCTCACCGATCCGGCGTACGCCGTACTGCTGGAGGAGTGCTTCGGCCCCGTGACCGTCCTCGCCCGGTACGCCGACCAGCACGAGGCGGCCACCGTCCTGGACCGGCTCCCCGGCAACCTGAGCGCCACCCTCCAGCTGTCGGCGGCCGAGACCGCGGGCGGACCCGGCCCGGCGGCCGAGCTCATCGACCGGGTCACCCGGCTGGCCGGACGGGTGGTGGTGAACGGCTGGCCCACCGGGGTCGCGGTGGCACCCGCCCAGCACCACGGCGGCCCGTACCCGGCCGCGACCTCCCACTCCACCTCGGTCGGCGGCACCGCCATCGAGCGCTGGCTGCGCCCGGTGGCGTACCAGTCGGTGCCCGACCCGCTGCTGCCGCCGGAACTGCGGGACGCCAACCCGCTCGGCCTGCCGCGCCGGGTCACCCCGTAG
- a CDS encoding IclR family transcriptional regulator yields the protein MSTAEAAGAAPATAPVKSAVRTVLLLEHFAARPGLHSLADIQNDLELPKSSLYMLLRTLVDLGWVETDASGTRYGIGVRALLVGSSYIDGDEVVAAARPSLDRLSDETTETIHLARLDVTSVVYLATRQSQHYLRPFTRVGRRLPVHSTALGKALLATHTDDEVRLLLPERLEAVTPHTITDREQLIEELALVREQGYAVDREENTLGLCCFGVDIPYRTPARDAVSCSVPVARLTPGHEQAIKAALFEARDRLTLVTRRM from the coding sequence ATGTCCACAGCGGAGGCGGCGGGCGCCGCGCCGGCGACGGCACCGGTCAAGTCGGCGGTGCGCACGGTCCTGTTGCTGGAGCACTTCGCGGCCCGGCCGGGACTGCACAGCCTGGCCGACATCCAGAACGACCTCGAACTGCCCAAGTCCAGCCTGTACATGCTGCTGCGCACCCTGGTGGACCTCGGCTGGGTGGAGACCGACGCGAGCGGCACGCGCTACGGCATCGGCGTACGGGCCCTGCTGGTCGGGAGCTCCTACATCGACGGGGACGAGGTCGTGGCGGCGGCCCGGCCCAGCCTGGACCGGCTCTCGGACGAGACCACCGAAACGATCCACCTGGCCCGGCTGGACGTCACCAGCGTGGTCTACCTGGCGACCCGCCAGTCCCAGCACTATCTGCGGCCCTTCACCCGCGTGGGGCGGCGGTTGCCGGTGCACTCCACCGCGCTCGGCAAGGCCCTGCTGGCCACCCACACCGACGACGAGGTGCGGCTGCTGCTGCCCGAGCGGCTGGAGGCGGTCACCCCGCACACCATCACGGACCGGGAGCAGCTGATCGAGGAGCTGGCCCTGGTACGGGAACAGGGGTACGCGGTGGACCGCGAGGAGAACACCCTCGGGCTGTGCTGCTTCGGTGTGGACATTCCGTACCGCACGCCGGCCCGGGACGCGGTCAGCTGCTCGGTGCCGGTGGCCCGGCTGACCCCGGGGCACGAGCAGGCCATCAAGGCCGCGCTGTTCGAGGCGCGGGACCGGCTGACCCTGGTGACCCGGCGGATGTGA
- a CDS encoding sensor histidine kinase: MRRLLAAPVGLRWVHLILGGALLMPYYLLASVVAGMIGAGDFTSLGVLLLIYAGALPIAALTALFPLVRPMSVAVVRAMCGVPGERLAEGPAGSWAARWRASAWWALHLGVGAVVSGVTLAVPPMGVVLLVLPFSTRLQRAELGLDWFSTGAPVYAAPFLGLLLLAALILCAAGAGALLARLAPVLLGPTAADRLAAAEERAADLAVRNRLARELHDAVGHALSAVTLQAVAARRVLDTDPEFVREALAAIEDTTRRTVGELDAVLGLLRDGDAARPDAAPAPGLHTDLEGLLARTRAAGTPVAERQDPGPAGSWERLPAIVSREAYRIVQEGLSNAMKHGGGPVELSITVQAAPGGQNTRELEISMTNPPAPAGTRADRTTGGRGLRGTAERAALLGGTVEAGPREGHWRLRAVLPLGAEPGTGRSGAADPAGGPR; encoded by the coding sequence ATGAGACGACTGCTCGCGGCGCCGGTCGGGCTCCGCTGGGTGCACCTGATACTCGGCGGCGCCCTGCTGATGCCGTACTACCTGCTGGCCTCGGTGGTGGCCGGGATGATCGGCGCGGGCGACTTCACCTCCCTCGGCGTACTGCTCCTGATCTATGCCGGAGCCCTTCCGATCGCCGCCCTCACCGCCCTGTTCCCTCTGGTCCGGCCGATGTCGGTGGCGGTGGTCCGGGCCATGTGCGGAGTGCCGGGGGAACGGCTGGCCGAGGGGCCGGCCGGGTCCTGGGCCGCGCGCTGGCGGGCCTCGGCCTGGTGGGCCCTGCACCTGGGGGTCGGAGCCGTCGTCAGCGGGGTGACCCTGGCCGTGCCGCCGATGGGGGTGGTGCTGCTCGTCCTGCCGTTCTCGACCCGGCTCCAGCGGGCCGAGCTCGGGCTGGACTGGTTCTCCACCGGAGCCCCCGTCTATGCCGCGCCCTTCCTCGGCCTCCTGCTGCTGGCCGCCCTGATCCTCTGTGCCGCGGGGGCCGGGGCACTGCTGGCCCGGCTGGCGCCCGTCCTGCTCGGGCCCACCGCCGCCGACCGGCTGGCCGCCGCCGAGGAGCGGGCCGCGGATCTGGCCGTCCGCAACAGGCTGGCCCGCGAACTGCACGACGCGGTGGGGCACGCCCTCAGTGCGGTCACCCTGCAGGCGGTGGCCGCCCGGCGGGTGCTGGACACCGACCCGGAGTTCGTCCGGGAGGCGCTGGCCGCCATCGAGGACACCACCCGGCGCACGGTGGGCGAGCTGGACGCCGTACTGGGCCTGCTGCGGGACGGGGACGCGGCCCGGCCCGACGCGGCGCCCGCCCCCGGCCTGCACACCGACCTGGAGGGCCTGCTCGCCCGCACCCGGGCGGCCGGCACCCCGGTGGCCGAGCGCCAGGATCCGGGCCCGGCCGGCAGCTGGGAGCGGCTGCCGGCGATCGTCTCCCGGGAGGCGTACCGGATCGTCCAGGAAGGCCTGAGCAACGCGATGAAGCACGGCGGCGGTCCGGTGGAGCTGAGCATCACCGTGCAGGCCGCACCCGGCGGGCAGAACACACGAGAACTGGAGATCAGCATGACCAACCCACCGGCCCCGGCCGGAACCCGGGCCGACCGCACCACCGGCGGCCGGGGCCTGCGCGGCACCGCCGAGCGGGCCGCGCTGCTCGGCGGCACCGTGGAGGCCGGCCCCCGCGAGGGGCACTGGCGGCTGCGGGCCGTCCTCCCGCTCGGCGCCGAACCGGGCACGGGCCGGTCCGGCGCGGCCGACCCGGCAGGCGGCCCGCGATGA
- a CDS encoding response regulator transcription factor, protein MSRPPLRIVLADDERMVRTALRVILEAEEDLTVVGEAVDGAEAVSQARALGPDVVLMDVRMPGIDGIRATEQILATMPEPPRIVVVTTFENDSYVYGALRAGASGFLLKRADPEELVGAVRLVARGDCLLFPAAVRALADRHAAATAPAAAAWVDRLTEREADVLRLMATGLSNHEMSERLGVGPQTVKTHVAAVLSKTGSRDRTQAVIAAYEGGFLMKKP, encoded by the coding sequence ATGAGCCGGCCGCCGCTGCGGATCGTCCTGGCCGACGACGAGCGCATGGTCCGCACCGCCCTGCGGGTCATCCTCGAGGCGGAAGAGGACCTGACGGTCGTCGGCGAGGCCGTCGACGGAGCCGAAGCCGTCTCCCAGGCCCGGGCCCTCGGCCCCGACGTGGTGCTGATGGACGTCCGGATGCCCGGCATCGACGGCATCCGGGCCACCGAGCAGATCCTCGCCACCATGCCGGAGCCGCCCCGGATCGTGGTCGTCACCACCTTCGAGAACGACTCCTATGTCTATGGGGCGCTCCGCGCCGGAGCCTCGGGGTTCCTCCTCAAGCGGGCCGACCCGGAGGAGCTCGTCGGCGCCGTCCGGCTGGTCGCCCGGGGCGACTGCCTGCTCTTCCCCGCCGCGGTCCGCGCGCTCGCCGACCGGCACGCGGCGGCCACGGCCCCGGCCGCCGCGGCCTGGGTGGACCGGCTCACCGAGCGGGAGGCGGATGTCCTGCGGCTGATGGCGACCGGACTGTCCAACCACGAGATGAGCGAACGGCTCGGGGTCGGCCCGCAGACCGTCAAGACCCATGTGGCCGCCGTGCTGTCCAAGACCGGCTCCCGGGACCGCACCCAGGCGGTCATCGCCGCGTACGAGGGGGGCTTCCTCATGAAGAAACCCTGA
- a CDS encoding peptidoglycan D,D-transpeptidase FtsI family protein, with the protein MNKTIRRASVFCLLLVLALLVRVTWVQAYQGQALAEDEHNQRNTIAAYANPLGNIIVGGEAITGSLQTGGNTYGYKRTYTNGELYAPVTGYSSQVFGKTQLEYVYRDVLNGADNRLKTPMDVFTDKRADPGNVLTTVDAEVQKAGYEALQGKKGAAVAIDPATGAILGMVVNPSYDPNRITGALDGAAWKELSANQGKALENLAARNPMAPGSTFKLVTLAAALENGLVGSLDTPTGIPDPYTIPGSRTLLKSEAGSAACNNVSVRTALRLSCNNVFAELSSRLGQDKMRAMAEKFGFNQEQRIPFRADPGKYPSDKMSKDQVAQTGIGQFDVQATPLQMAMVTAAIENGGKLVDPHIVSQVTDSGGSVLESFDDPKSRQVISPETASKLQDAMRTVVAEGGGKPAKVEGAEVGGKTGTAQRGVNNSIPPLAWFTSYGKLGGKQIAVAVMIENSDTDRSEIGGGKLAAPVAQKMMQAWLKG; encoded by the coding sequence ATGAACAAGACGATCAGGCGTGCGTCGGTCTTCTGTCTGCTGCTGGTTCTGGCCCTGCTGGTACGGGTCACCTGGGTGCAGGCATACCAAGGCCAGGCCCTCGCAGAAGACGAACACAACCAGCGGAACACGATCGCGGCCTACGCGAACCCGCTGGGCAACATCATCGTGGGCGGGGAGGCGATCACCGGCTCCCTGCAGACGGGCGGCAACACGTACGGCTACAAGCGGACGTACACGAACGGCGAGCTCTACGCGCCCGTCACCGGCTACAGCTCGCAGGTCTTCGGCAAGACGCAGCTGGAGTACGTCTACCGGGACGTCCTGAACGGCGCCGACAACCGGCTCAAGACCCCCATGGACGTGTTCACCGACAAGCGCGCCGACCCGGGCAACGTGCTGACCACCGTCGACGCCGAGGTGCAGAAGGCCGGTTACGAAGCCCTTCAGGGGAAGAAGGGCGCGGCCGTCGCCATCGACCCCGCCACCGGAGCGATCCTCGGCATGGTGGTCAACCCGTCCTACGACCCCAACCGCATCACCGGCGCCCTCGACGGGGCGGCCTGGAAGGAGCTCTCCGCCAACCAGGGCAAGGCACTGGAGAACCTGGCCGCCCGCAACCCGATGGCCCCCGGTTCCACCTTCAAGCTGGTCACCCTCGCGGCGGCCCTGGAGAACGGCCTCGTCGGCTCACTGGACACGCCGACCGGCATCCCGGACCCGTACACCATCCCGGGCTCCAGGACCCTGCTGAAGAGCGAGGCGGGCTCGGCAGCCTGCAACAACGTTTCGGTGCGCACCGCCCTGCGGCTGTCCTGCAACAACGTCTTCGCGGAGCTCTCCTCCCGGCTCGGCCAGGACAAGATGCGGGCCATGGCGGAGAAGTTCGGCTTCAACCAGGAGCAGCGCATCCCGTTCCGCGCCGACCCGGGCAAGTACCCCTCGGACAAGATGTCCAAGGACCAGGTCGCGCAGACCGGCATCGGCCAGTTCGACGTCCAGGCCACCCCGCTCCAGATGGCCATGGTCACGGCCGCCATCGAGAACGGCGGCAAGCTGGTCGACCCGCACATCGTCTCCCAGGTGACCGACTCCGGCGGCAGCGTGCTCGAGTCCTTCGACGACCCCAAGTCCCGGCAGGTCATCAGCCCGGAGACCGCGTCGAAGCTCCAGGACGCCATGCGGACCGTGGTCGCCGAGGGCGGCGGCAAGCCGGCCAAGGTCGAGGGCGCAGAGGTCGGCGGCAAGACCGGGACCGCGCAGCGCGGTGTGAACAACAGCATTCCGCCGCTGGCCTGGTTCACCTCGTACGGGAAGCTGGGCGGCAAGCAGATCGCGGTCGCGGTGATGATCGAGAACTCCGACACCGACCGTTCGGAGATCGGCGGCGGCAAGCTGGCCGCCCCGGTCGCCCAGAAGATGATGCAGGCCTGGCTGAAGGGCTGA
- a CDS encoding protein-L-isoaspartate(D-aspartate) O-methyltransferase — translation MTARKEEVGPSGLASALVASGALQSHWLPTYKAVPRDMFVPDRIWPGIADGTRQNPVVDRAKEPGGWFSAVYSDIPLTTQWDDGTHTGDGLGKTPSSSSSQPRMVFSMLADLDVKNGLRVLEIGTGTGWNSALLGHRLGAENVISMEFDADVATEAQENHRNAGLSPLVVVGDGRVGYPEGAPYDRVEATCSIGEVPRAWITQTRTGGLIVAPWGTPYGGEAIVRLTVDGDTASGPFTRSSAFMRLRQQRPSRPPHDTYLKGQAWPADGDRSTTGLSPADVGGWLVQFAVGLQMAEAFWTVERYDDGSYTLWTYSSDGHSWASADYEPEAVSFEVVQSGPRRLWDETEAAYVWWDAQGRPDFERFGLTVDSEGEQAWLDSPTHPVPRVG, via the coding sequence ATGACCGCGCGCAAAGAGGAGGTGGGCCCTTCGGGGCTCGCCTCTGCGCTCGTTGCTTCGGGCGCACTGCAATCTCACTGGCTGCCGACGTACAAGGCAGTCCCCCGGGACATGTTCGTCCCTGACCGCATCTGGCCGGGCATCGCGGACGGCACGCGGCAGAACCCCGTAGTGGACCGCGCCAAGGAACCCGGCGGGTGGTTCAGTGCGGTGTACTCGGACATTCCGCTGACCACGCAGTGGGACGACGGCACCCACACTGGAGACGGATTGGGCAAGACTCCGTCCAGCTCCAGTTCCCAGCCCCGCATGGTGTTCTCGATGCTGGCTGATCTCGACGTGAAGAACGGGCTCAGGGTTCTTGAGATCGGCACGGGCACCGGGTGGAATTCCGCACTTCTCGGTCACCGGTTGGGCGCTGAGAACGTCATCTCCATGGAGTTCGACGCGGACGTTGCGACGGAGGCACAGGAGAACCACCGCAATGCCGGACTGTCTCCGCTGGTCGTCGTAGGGGATGGACGAGTCGGCTATCCCGAGGGGGCGCCTTACGACCGGGTGGAAGCAACATGCTCCATCGGGGAAGTTCCCCGGGCTTGGATCACGCAGACGCGGACTGGCGGACTGATCGTGGCGCCCTGGGGGACGCCTTATGGAGGGGAAGCCATCGTGCGGCTGACCGTGGACGGCGACACGGCGAGCGGACCGTTCACGCGTTCCAGTGCGTTCATGCGCCTTCGGCAGCAGCGACCCAGCCGGCCGCCGCATGACACCTATCTCAAGGGGCAGGCGTGGCCCGCTGACGGTGACAGGAGCACCACGGGCCTCTCACCCGCTGATGTCGGCGGATGGCTGGTCCAATTCGCCGTCGGACTCCAGATGGCGGAGGCGTTCTGGACCGTGGAACGCTACGACGATGGTTCGTACACGCTGTGGACCTACAGCAGCGACGGCCACTCGTGGGCGTCCGCCGACTACGAACCCGAAGCCGTCTCCTTCGAGGTCGTGCAGTCCGGACCCCGGCGACTCTGGGACGAGACGGAAGCCGCCTACGTGTGGTGGGACGCGCAGGGCCGGCCCGACTTCGAGCGGTTCGGGTTGACCGTGGACAGCGAGGGAGAGCAGGCCTGGCTTGACTCCCCCACCCACCCCGTTCCCAGAGTGGGCTGA
- a CDS encoding DUF6879 family protein, giving the protein MPSSVPPFSELLANTRESAVHFEMRDDYGTNPRLEAWQRGERINWDDRESWWHPFHQTIADAVARGVAVRRARIVSEPVSEYIRWEHYATHANVMAGEDVRWLPRSQATGFLVPANDFWLFDGKLIRVHHFAGDGRHVSDELSTDPGDLKLCVSAFEEVWQRAIPHSEYTI; this is encoded by the coding sequence ATGCCGTCGAGCGTTCCGCCGTTCAGTGAGCTTCTGGCCAACACCCGTGAGTCCGCAGTGCATTTCGAGATGCGGGACGACTACGGGACGAATCCTCGGCTAGAGGCATGGCAGCGCGGAGAGCGCATCAACTGGGACGACCGCGAATCCTGGTGGCACCCGTTCCACCAGACCATTGCGGACGCTGTAGCGCGGGGTGTGGCCGTTCGCCGTGCCCGCATTGTGTCGGAGCCGGTCAGCGAGTACATCCGCTGGGAGCACTACGCCACGCACGCCAACGTCATGGCCGGCGAAGATGTGCGTTGGCTGCCACGCAGTCAGGCAACGGGCTTCCTGGTGCCCGCCAATGACTTCTGGCTGTTTGACGGCAAGCTGATCCGCGTGCACCATTTCGCCGGGGACGGACGTCACGTATCCGACGAACTGAGCACTGACCCTGGCGACTTGAAGCTCTGTGTCAGTGCATTCGAAGAAGTCTGGCAGCGAGCAATCCCGCACAGCGAATACACGATCTGA
- a CDS encoding helix-turn-helix domain-containing protein codes for MSSPSSKAQAAREAVAGRLRETRLDAGITARELAVRCGWSESKSSRIEHAKTPPSDADIRAWCTACGVPGLADDLIAASRQADSMYVQWKRLQRTGLRQLQESGVPLYEQTQQFHVYCSNVVPGIFQTPGYATALLTSIAQFRGTPDDVNDAVAARMERSRVIREGDHRFAVLVEESVLKYRIGSLEVMAAQLGHLLSVMGLPSISLGIIPFTAPRTAWPLETFTIFDGQRVHVETLSAAIKETQPSDVALYLKAFGNLKEVAVCGSKARTLIASAIDALG; via the coding sequence ATGTCATCGCCTTCGTCCAAAGCCCAAGCAGCCAGGGAAGCCGTAGCCGGTCGGTTGCGGGAAACTAGGCTTGACGCAGGAATTACAGCCCGTGAGTTGGCGGTCCGGTGCGGGTGGAGTGAAAGCAAGTCATCCCGGATCGAGCATGCAAAGACACCCCCCAGCGATGCCGACATAAGGGCCTGGTGTACAGCATGTGGCGTGCCGGGGCTTGCCGACGACTTGATTGCTGCCAGCCGTCAGGCGGATTCCATGTACGTCCAGTGGAAGCGGCTGCAGCGGACAGGTCTGAGGCAGCTACAGGAATCGGGAGTGCCCCTCTACGAGCAGACACAGCAGTTCCATGTGTATTGCTCCAACGTCGTGCCCGGCATCTTCCAAACACCCGGCTACGCAACTGCGCTGCTCACGTCCATTGCGCAGTTTCGAGGGACGCCAGACGACGTAAACGATGCCGTGGCAGCACGCATGGAGCGATCACGCGTCATCCGAGAAGGTGACCACCGATTCGCCGTTCTGGTTGAGGAATCGGTCTTGAAGTACCGAATTGGCAGCCTGGAAGTGATGGCCGCACAGCTTGGACATCTGCTCTCCGTGATGGGGCTTCCTTCAATCTCGCTGGGGATCATTCCCTTTACGGCACCCCGGACGGCGTGGCCGCTGGAAACGTTCACAATCTTTGACGGCCAGCGCGTCCACGTGGAAACCCTTTCGGCGGCCATCAAGGAAACTCAGCCGTCTGACGTGGCTTTGTACCTCAAGGCTTTTGGGAACCTGAAAGAGGTTGCTGTCTGCGGATCGAAGGCCCGCACTCTCATCGCGTCGGCAATTGATGCCCTGGGCTGA